From Saccharothrix espanaensis DSM 44229, the proteins below share one genomic window:
- a CDS encoding HEPN domain-containing protein gives MAKHEDLVAEIAAQCDRLLTRADQLKRYMVISAALAQSDPKSLYFLTVESRGAAIVGICAELEALTRTILQRSHEEINESSIPYSQMSASLRQLAAHETFESLRSLRDHSRLWDRRAHATTLEFCNDFVKLPIERRHAQPPLDGRTLKPEHFYRIWAIYNLPGEAFPVVGWAASLQKVALLRNDIAHGNVAFADVFKQAGTSMREIEAYLDDLSHFSIHVAIQWQEYLSVGGYLLNS, from the coding sequence GTGGCCAAGCATGAAGACCTGGTAGCTGAGATAGCTGCGCAATGTGATCGACTCTTGACGCGTGCCGACCAGCTTAAGAGGTACATGGTAATCAGTGCTGCACTTGCGCAATCGGACCCAAAATCACTTTACTTTCTTACGGTTGAATCTCGTGGTGCCGCTATTGTGGGGATTTGCGCAGAATTGGAGGCTTTGACGCGGACAATACTGCAACGATCCCATGAGGAGATTAATGAAAGCAGCATCCCGTACAGTCAAATGTCGGCATCACTTAGGCAGCTGGCGGCCCACGAGACATTTGAAAGCCTGCGATCACTTCGTGATCACTCGAGACTTTGGGATCGGAGGGCTCACGCCACCACTCTAGAGTTCTGCAATGATTTCGTTAAGTTGCCGATAGAAAGGCGGCACGCTCAACCGCCTCTAGACGGCCGGACTTTGAAGCCGGAACATTTTTATCGAATATGGGCAATCTACAACCTGCCGGGAGAGGCTTTCCCTGTCGTGGGCTGGGCCGCTTCGCTTCAAAAAGTGGCGCTTCTTCGCAATGATATCGCGCATGGCAATGTGGCATTTGCCGACGTTTTTAAGCAAGCTGGCACTTCGATGCGTGAAATCGAGGCGTATTTGGATGATCTTTCACACTTCTCGATACATGTGGCTATCCAATGGCAAGAATACCTGTCGGTTGGCGGTTATCTACTGAATTCCTAG
- a CDS encoding HAD family hydrolase, translating into MVAAVVFDVGETLLDDSREWGAWADWVGVSRHTFSTVLGAVTSAGRDNAETFQYFRPGFDLARERELREAAGVGERIEEVDLYPDVRGGLARLRELGLWVGVAGNQTARVGELLRELELPVDAVATSGEWGVAKPSAGFFERVVGMTPAGAAGDVLYVGDHRDNDVVAAKAAGLRTALIRRGPWGYLWADDPLVRRDADWVIDSLHDLPGVLFPA; encoded by the coding sequence ATGGTCGCTGCGGTGGTGTTTGACGTTGGGGAGACGTTGTTGGACGACTCCCGCGAGTGGGGTGCGTGGGCTGACTGGGTTGGGGTGTCTCGGCATACGTTCTCGACGGTGTTGGGGGCCGTGACCTCTGCTGGGCGGGACAACGCTGAGACGTTCCAGTACTTCCGGCCTGGGTTTGACCTTGCTCGGGAGCGGGAGTTGCGGGAAGCCGCGGGGGTGGGGGAGCGGATCGAGGAGGTTGATCTGTACCCGGATGTGCGGGGTGGGTTGGCTCGGTTGCGGGAGTTGGGGTTGTGGGTTGGGGTTGCCGGTAACCAGACGGCTCGGGTGGGGGAGTTGTTGCGGGAACTGGAGTTGCCGGTGGATGCGGTCGCCACTTCTGGGGAGTGGGGTGTGGCTAAGCCGTCTGCGGGGTTCTTTGAGCGGGTGGTGGGGATGACGCCTGCGGGGGCCGCTGGGGACGTGTTGTACGTGGGGGATCACCGGGACAACGACGTGGTGGCGGCCAAGGCGGCTGGGTTGCGGACGGCGTTGATCCGGCGTGGGCCTTGGGGGTACCTGTGGGCCGATGATCCGTTGGTGCGGCGGGATGCCGACTGGGTGATCGACTCGTTGCACGACTTGCCGGGGGTGTTGTTTCCGGCTTAG
- a CDS encoding GntR family transcriptional regulator, whose amino-acid sequence MGLDATDPRPAYQQIAEDLRRLIASDAIQVGDKLPSLAELQVKYGRAVMTLQKALDQLRNEGLVISRQGEGTIVVKKPEAHAGDDAPSPHELREMFQQINTVLDDLSRRVSAVEAELSGRKPSDPQSDSDAR is encoded by the coding sequence ATGGGCCTAGACGCAACCGACCCCCGCCCGGCGTACCAGCAGATCGCAGAAGACCTACGCCGCCTCATCGCGTCCGACGCCATCCAGGTCGGAGACAAGCTCCCTTCCCTGGCCGAACTCCAGGTGAAGTACGGCCGAGCCGTCATGACGCTGCAGAAGGCTCTGGACCAGCTCCGCAACGAGGGACTGGTGATCTCCCGCCAGGGCGAAGGCACGATCGTCGTCAAGAAGCCCGAAGCCCATGCGGGGGACGACGCGCCCTCACCGCATGAGCTTCGGGAGATGTTCCAGCAGATCAACACCGTCTTGGACGACCTCAGCAGGCGCGTTTCGGCGGTTGAGGCTGAGCTTTCCGGTCGGAAGCCAAGTGATCCTCAATCCGACTCAGACGCGCGCTGA
- a CDS encoding FtsK/SpoIIIE domain-containing protein, whose product MAEPSGRSRRSVGWEFRTLRWLVRHPGAVVGPGGLGASVVEFGPWVAGGVVGGLATGTAAWYRAHPDTFDVWAAPVLRAWRRRWVGAFGGRRWVNLMGACGLTSVHHRTGEVLVPRVLRVRSWSPSLDVVRVRLVPGQALRAFSKVVPELASTLKAERVAVEQGRPGEVALIVQWREPFTSVIPAPAMPERSDAVDLRSLCLGEDELGGEWREPLIGTHHLTAGATGAGKNSVVMAKLRAVAPLIRDGVVRPWVCDPKRFEFVALRPILDGRYADTPEDCAELIGRFVDNMERKQKRLQRKGKRSVPVSVDHPVDWLILDEVGFLMAYNSEYASEITNACAVVSSMGRATNDVLDVYVQEPSKDVLPIRDLIPHRVCLRVTSERHPDMVLGDGARERGAIADEIGADQSTAGIGFRVDPRSRTPRRVRAAYTTDRDIAELVEFIKDGPAYGLRAVA is encoded by the coding sequence ATGGCTGAACCTTCGGGGAGGTCCCGGCGGTCGGTCGGGTGGGAGTTCCGCACCTTGCGGTGGTTGGTGCGGCATCCCGGCGCGGTGGTGGGGCCTGGTGGGCTTGGGGCCTCGGTGGTCGAGTTCGGGCCTTGGGTGGCCGGCGGTGTGGTTGGTGGGTTGGCCACAGGTACGGCTGCTTGGTATCGGGCGCATCCGGACACGTTCGACGTGTGGGCGGCTCCGGTGTTGAGGGCTTGGCGGCGGCGCTGGGTTGGGGCGTTCGGCGGGCGTCGGTGGGTGAACCTCATGGGCGCGTGTGGGCTGACCTCGGTGCATCACCGGACTGGGGAAGTCCTGGTGCCGCGTGTGCTGCGGGTTCGGTCTTGGTCGCCGTCGCTGGATGTGGTTCGGGTGCGGTTGGTGCCTGGGCAGGCGTTGCGGGCGTTCTCCAAGGTCGTGCCGGAGCTGGCCTCGACGCTCAAGGCTGAGCGGGTCGCGGTTGAGCAGGGACGGCCTGGTGAGGTCGCGTTGATCGTCCAGTGGCGGGAGCCGTTCACGTCGGTGATTCCTGCTCCGGCCATGCCTGAGCGTTCGGACGCGGTGGATCTGCGGTCGTTGTGCCTCGGTGAGGACGAGTTGGGTGGGGAGTGGCGTGAGCCGTTGATCGGCACGCATCACCTGACGGCGGGAGCTACCGGGGCGGGCAAGAACTCGGTCGTGATGGCCAAGCTTCGGGCTGTCGCGCCACTGATCCGGGATGGGGTGGTTCGGCCGTGGGTGTGTGATCCGAAGCGGTTCGAGTTCGTGGCGTTGCGGCCGATCTTGGATGGGCGGTACGCGGACACGCCGGAGGACTGCGCCGAGTTGATCGGCCGGTTCGTGGACAACATGGAGCGTAAGCAGAAGCGCTTGCAGCGTAAGGGGAAGCGGTCGGTTCCGGTGTCGGTGGATCATCCGGTGGACTGGCTGATTCTGGACGAAGTGGGCTTCTTGATGGCCTACAACTCCGAGTACGCGAGCGAGATCACCAACGCGTGCGCGGTCGTCTCCTCGATGGGGCGGGCGACGAATGACGTGCTTGACGTCTACGTGCAGGAGCCGTCCAAGGACGTGCTGCCGATCCGGGATCTGATCCCGCATCGGGTGTGCCTGCGGGTGACCTCTGAACGGCACCCGGACATGGTGCTGGGTGATGGTGCCCGGGAGCGCGGGGCGATTGCCGACGAGATCGGGGCTGACCAGTCCACTGCGGGGATCGGCTTCCGGGTTGATCCGCGTTCTCGTACGCCGCGCCGTGTGCGTGCGGCCTACACGACTGATCGGGACATCGCTGAGTTGGTCGAGTTCATCAAAGACGGTCCTGCCTACGGGTTGCGGGCCGTTGCCTGA
- a CDS encoding replication initiator, with amino-acid sequence MVVTLDERIADRLRRNDYRDWRDKVTATGGCAQPIRLNGAWELRSLDGARVLAQLGGDVMVPCGNRRASVCSACSDQYAADAFHLMRAGLSGGSKGVPVAVAEKPRVFATLTAPSFGAVHNRATTAGGKARPCSGCGQFHHEDDPRIGAAVDPDRYDYVGAVLWQAHAGKLWHRFTIAVRRALARSVGLTVRDFGNHARVSYAKVAEYQRRGLVHFHAVMRIDGPEGSDDPAPAWATAELLDQAVRAAARVVLVESHRPDGTVLDLVWGAQVDVRPIRAASADQVEEAGAVSDAKLAAYVAKYATKGTGARDTPDRSIRSQLDIDHLRVSPHHRRMIQAAWDLGDLGFYTDLNLRKWAHMLGFRGHFLTKSKHYSTTFKRIREDRRAYRAAEVLDRLGLDAESVLVVNDWAYAGSGYADDAERELATALGERLRAQRQRNYTEETA; translated from the coding sequence TTGGTAGTCACGCTGGATGAGCGGATCGCGGATCGGTTGCGGCGCAACGACTATCGCGACTGGCGGGACAAGGTCACGGCTACGGGTGGGTGTGCTCAGCCCATCCGGTTGAACGGGGCCTGGGAGCTGCGGAGCCTGGACGGGGCGCGCGTCTTGGCGCAGCTCGGCGGGGACGTGATGGTGCCGTGCGGCAACCGGCGGGCGTCGGTGTGCTCGGCCTGCTCGGACCAGTACGCGGCGGATGCGTTTCACCTGATGCGGGCGGGGCTGTCGGGTGGGAGTAAGGGCGTGCCGGTGGCGGTTGCCGAGAAACCGCGCGTGTTCGCGACGCTGACCGCCCCGTCGTTCGGCGCGGTCCACAACCGGGCGACGACTGCCGGCGGCAAGGCTCGGCCGTGTAGCGGGTGCGGGCAGTTTCATCACGAGGACGATCCGCGCATTGGGGCGGCCGTCGATCCGGACCGGTACGACTACGTCGGGGCGGTGTTGTGGCAGGCGCACGCGGGGAAGCTCTGGCATCGGTTCACGATCGCGGTTCGGCGGGCGCTGGCTCGGTCGGTTGGGCTGACGGTGCGGGACTTCGGCAACCATGCCCGCGTCTCGTACGCCAAGGTCGCCGAGTACCAGCGGCGGGGCCTCGTCCATTTCCACGCGGTTATGCGCATCGACGGGCCGGAAGGATCTGACGATCCGGCACCCGCGTGGGCTACGGCTGAGCTGCTTGACCAGGCGGTTCGTGCCGCTGCGCGTGTGGTCTTGGTCGAGTCGCACCGCCCGGACGGCACGGTGCTTGATCTCGTGTGGGGTGCACAGGTCGACGTGCGGCCGATCCGCGCGGCCTCGGCGGACCAGGTCGAGGAAGCCGGGGCGGTCAGTGACGCCAAGTTGGCCGCGTACGTCGCCAAGTACGCGACCAAGGGGACCGGTGCGCGGGACACGCCGGATCGGTCGATCAGGTCGCAGCTCGACATTGATCACCTGCGGGTGTCCCCGCATCACCGACGCATGATCCAGGCCGCGTGGGACCTCGGTGACCTGGGGTTCTACACCGATCTGAACCTGCGGAAGTGGGCTCACATGCTCGGGTTCCGCGGGCACTTCCTGACCAAGTCCAAGCACTACAGCACCACGTTCAAGCGCATTCGTGAAGACCGGCGGGCGTACCGGGCCGCTGAGGTGCTGGACCGGCTTGGGCTGGACGCGGAGTCGGTCCTGGTGGTCAACGACTGGGCGTATGCGGGGTCGGGCTACGCCGATGACGCCGAACGGGAGCTGGCTACGGCGCTTGGCGAGCGGCTACGCGCCCAACGGCAACGCAACTACACAGAGGAGACAGCATGA
- a CDS encoding helix-turn-helix transcriptional regulator, translated as MTEHLEPLWTVTDVASFLGVPVHTLYGWRTKRYGPPARRVGKHLRYLPAEVRAWVERQNPEVA; from the coding sequence ATGACTGAACACCTTGAGCCCTTGTGGACGGTCACGGACGTGGCGTCGTTCCTCGGTGTCCCCGTCCACACGCTCTACGGATGGCGCACCAAGAGGTACGGGCCACCAGCTCGGCGGGTCGGGAAGCACCTGCGGTACCTGCCGGCGGAGGTTCGGGCGTGGGTTGAGCGGCAGAACCCGGAGGTGGCGTGA
- a CDS encoding tyrosine-type recombinase/integrase: protein MKQAAELWFTAFQAAADSGTRSPGSAETYRGILDRHVLPGLGELLLREATVSRIDTFLGSVRDLVGVSTAKTARSVVSGVLGLAVRHGALDANPTRETSRLEGGRKKGPRALTLEERTRWLALMDSDERAVRKDVPDLSRFMMATGVRIGEALAVYWDDVDLEAGTVAVDFTVIRVKAAGLVRKSTKTEAGERTLPLPSWAVKVLARRRAATDYPEGPVFPDALGGLRDPSNTRRDLRDARGSDEFVWVTSHVFRKTAATILDEANLTARLIADQLGHSRPSMTQDVYLGRKAVDRRTAEALECAFGVPENGDEEAQESTSDGESSPAA from the coding sequence GTGAAGCAGGCAGCCGAACTGTGGTTCACGGCGTTTCAGGCGGCTGCCGACTCGGGGACGCGCTCACCGGGCAGTGCAGAGACGTACCGGGGGATCTTGGATCGTCACGTGCTGCCGGGGCTGGGGGAGTTGTTGCTGCGGGAGGCGACGGTTTCGCGCATCGATACCTTCCTGGGCTCGGTGAGGGACCTGGTTGGCGTCTCGACCGCCAAGACGGCTCGATCCGTCGTCTCCGGGGTGCTCGGCCTGGCGGTGCGTCACGGAGCGCTCGACGCGAATCCGACTCGGGAGACGTCACGTCTGGAAGGCGGCCGGAAGAAGGGGCCTCGGGCGCTCACGTTGGAGGAGCGGACGCGGTGGCTCGCGTTGATGGACTCCGACGAGAGAGCGGTTCGGAAGGACGTACCCGACCTGTCGCGGTTCATGATGGCGACCGGTGTTCGGATCGGGGAAGCGCTGGCCGTCTATTGGGATGACGTCGACCTTGAGGCCGGGACGGTCGCCGTGGACTTCACGGTCATCCGGGTCAAGGCCGCTGGGTTGGTTCGGAAGTCGACCAAGACCGAAGCGGGGGAGCGGACGTTGCCGCTGCCGTCGTGGGCGGTGAAGGTGTTGGCTCGGCGGCGGGCGGCTACCGACTACCCGGAAGGGCCGGTGTTCCCCGACGCGCTGGGTGGGCTGCGGGACCCGTCCAACACCCGGCGGGACCTTCGGGACGCTCGGGGCAGCGACGAGTTCGTCTGGGTGACCTCGCACGTGTTCCGGAAGACGGCGGCCACGATCCTGGACGAGGCCAACCTGACGGCCCGGCTGATCGCGGACCAGCTCGGGCACTCCCGGCCGTCGATGACGCAGGACGTGTACCTCGGTCGGAAGGCCGTTGATAGGCGCACGGCAGAGGCGTTGGAATGCGCATTCGGCGTGCCGGAGAACGGCGACGAGGAGGCGCAGGAATCGACTTCGGATGGTGAGTCGTCGCCTGCGGCGTGA
- a CDS encoding L,D-transpeptidase, with product MTVGRGARRALGAVAVGVVAVVVAACSSGGGGTASGDSGGVGGGGTTSSSTPPPKPVSLSTGPLDKAVDVAPGAPVVATATDGKITEVALTNPEGKAVAGQVSSDGTQWASTEVLGYSKAYTFAVTAQGADGKPVTKTSTFTTVKPRTLTYLSVNPMDGTTVGIGQPLAFYFDEPIADKAAAEAMISITTEPKVDGAFYWFDEKQVHWRPQNYWAAGTKISINAKIYGKHLGNGVYGEEDRVISTAIGDAVVHEADGGTHQVVTKINGQVARTMPTSMGNAANPTPTGTYVLTEKHDHMVMDSRTYGLALDAGGYVTPVDWATRMSNSGIFFHSAPWSVGDQGNRNVSHGCLNLSPENAKWVFDLSKPGDVVVVANSGGPPLEAWDGFGDWQIPWDQWAKGNR from the coding sequence ATGACGGTCGGCCGGGGGGCGCGGAGAGCGCTGGGGGCTGTCGCGGTCGGTGTGGTCGCGGTGGTGGTCGCGGCTTGTTCTTCCGGGGGTGGTGGGACTGCCTCGGGGGACAGCGGCGGGGTTGGCGGTGGGGGGACGACATCTTCGTCGACACCTCCGCCGAAGCCGGTTTCGTTGAGCACGGGGCCTCTCGACAAGGCCGTCGACGTGGCTCCCGGGGCGCCGGTCGTGGCCACGGCCACCGACGGGAAGATCACCGAGGTCGCGTTGACCAACCCGGAGGGCAAGGCGGTCGCGGGCCAGGTCTCCTCCGACGGCACGCAGTGGGCGAGCACCGAGGTGCTCGGGTACTCCAAGGCCTACACCTTCGCGGTCACGGCGCAGGGGGCCGACGGGAAGCCGGTCACCAAGACCTCGACCTTCACCACCGTCAAGCCCCGGACGTTGACCTACCTCTCGGTCAACCCGATGGACGGCACGACGGTGGGCATCGGGCAGCCGCTCGCGTTCTACTTCGACGAGCCGATCGCGGACAAGGCCGCCGCCGAGGCGATGATCTCCATCACCACCGAGCCCAAGGTGGACGGCGCGTTCTACTGGTTCGACGAGAAGCAGGTGCACTGGCGTCCGCAGAACTACTGGGCGGCCGGCACCAAGATCTCCATCAACGCCAAGATCTACGGCAAGCACCTCGGCAACGGCGTGTACGGCGAGGAAGACCGCGTCATCAGCACCGCGATCGGTGACGCCGTCGTGCACGAGGCCGACGGCGGCACGCACCAGGTCGTCACCAAGATCAACGGCCAGGTCGCCCGCACCATGCCGACCTCGATGGGCAACGCGGCGAACCCGACCCCCACCGGCACGTACGTGCTGACGGAGAAGCACGACCACATGGTCATGGACTCCCGCACGTACGGCCTCGCGCTCGACGCCGGCGGTTACGTCACCCCGGTCGACTGGGCGACCCGCATGTCCAACAGCGGCATCTTCTTCCACAGCGCCCCGTGGTCGGTCGGCGACCAGGGCAACCGGAACGTCAGCCACGGCTGCCTGAACCTCTCGCCGGAGAACGCGAAGTGGGTCTTCGACCTCTCCAAGCCCGGCGACGTCGTGGTGGTCGCCAACTCCGGGGGTCCGCCGCTGGAGGCGTGGGACGGCTTCGGCGACTGGCAGATCCCGTGGGACCAGTGGGCCAAGGGCAACCGCTGA
- a CDS encoding ABC-F family ATP-binding cassette domain-containing protein: MSATLVAKDLAAGHGDRVLFSGLDLVVAPGDVVGLVGVNGAGKSTLLRTLAGLVPPESGVIRLSPVSATVGHLPQEPERRPGETVRDFLARRTGVAAAQAELDRATDLLAEGVDDGYSEALERWLALGGADLPERAAESAADLGLDVSLDQPMTSLSGGQAARAGMASLLLSRYDVFLLDEPTNDLDLDGLARLEAFVTGLRAGTVLVSHDREFLARTVTRVVELDLAQQQVRAYGGGYESYLEEREIARRHAREDYDEYANTRSSLEERARSQRAWMEKGVKNARRKAGDNDKAGRKFRSEATEKQASKARQTERLIERLDVVEEPRKEWDLRMEIAAAPRAGAVVAVLRAAVVTHGEFTLGPVDLQVDWADRIAITGANGAGKSTLLAALLGRVELTSGTASLGPGVVVGEIDQARGLFLGEQPLVDAFQDAVPELVPADVRTLLAKFGLKAAHVLRTAASLSPGERTRAALALLQAKGVNLLVLDEPTNHLDLAAIEQLEAALETYPGTLLLVTHDRRMLDHVRTTRRLEVAAGRVADL, encoded by the coding sequence ATGAGCGCCACACTCGTCGCGAAAGACCTGGCGGCCGGGCACGGGGACCGCGTGCTGTTCTCCGGCCTGGACCTGGTCGTCGCCCCGGGCGACGTCGTCGGGCTGGTCGGCGTGAACGGCGCGGGCAAGTCCACCCTCCTGCGCACCCTCGCGGGCCTCGTCCCGCCGGAGAGCGGTGTGATCCGGCTCTCCCCCGTCAGTGCGACCGTGGGGCACCTGCCGCAGGAGCCCGAGCGCCGGCCCGGCGAGACCGTGCGGGACTTCCTGGCCCGGCGCACCGGCGTCGCCGCGGCCCAGGCCGAGCTCGACCGGGCCACCGACCTGCTGGCCGAGGGCGTGGACGACGGGTACTCCGAGGCGTTGGAGCGCTGGCTCGCGCTCGGCGGTGCCGACCTGCCCGAACGCGCCGCGGAGAGCGCCGCCGACCTCGGCCTGGACGTCAGCCTCGACCAGCCCATGACGTCGCTGTCCGGCGGCCAGGCGGCCCGCGCCGGCATGGCGTCGCTGCTGCTGAGCCGGTACGACGTGTTCCTGCTCGACGAGCCGACCAACGACCTCGACCTGGACGGCCTGGCCCGGCTGGAGGCGTTCGTCACCGGCCTGCGCGCCGGGACCGTGCTGGTGTCGCACGACCGCGAGTTCCTGGCCCGGACGGTCACCCGGGTGGTGGAACTGGACCTCGCCCAGCAGCAGGTGCGGGCGTACGGCGGCGGTTACGAGTCCTACCTCGAAGAACGGGAAATCGCGCGTCGGCACGCCCGCGAGGACTACGACGAGTACGCGAACACCCGGTCGTCGCTCGAAGAACGCGCCCGCTCCCAACGGGCGTGGATGGAGAAGGGCGTCAAGAACGCCCGGCGCAAAGCGGGCGACAACGACAAGGCGGGACGCAAGTTCCGCAGCGAGGCGACCGAGAAACAAGCGTCGAAAGCGCGCCAGACGGAACGCCTCATCGAACGCCTCGACGTGGTCGAGGAACCGCGCAAGGAATGGGACCTGCGGATGGAGATCGCCGCCGCGCCCCGGGCCGGCGCGGTGGTGGCGGTCCTGCGCGCCGCGGTCGTGACGCACGGGGAGTTCACCCTCGGCCCGGTGGACCTCCAGGTCGACTGGGCCGACCGGATCGCCATCACCGGCGCGAACGGGGCGGGCAAGTCCACCCTCCTGGCCGCCCTCCTGGGCCGCGTCGAGCTGACCTCGGGCACGGCGTCGCTGGGTCCGGGCGTCGTCGTCGGCGAGATCGACCAGGCCCGCGGCCTGTTCCTGGGCGAGCAGCCGCTGGTGGACGCGTTCCAGGACGCGGTGCCCGAGCTGGTGCCGGCCGACGTGCGGACGCTGCTGGCCAAGTTCGGGCTCAAAGCCGCGCACGTGCTGCGGACCGCCGCGTCGCTGTCCCCCGGTGAGCGCACCCGCGCCGCGCTGGCCCTGCTCCAGGCCAAGGGCGTCAACCTGCTGGTGCTCGACGAGCCGACCAACCACCTGGACCTGGCCGCGATCGAGCAGCTCGAAGCGGCCCTGGAGACCTACCCCGGCACGCTGCTCCTGGTCACCCACGACCGCCGGATGCTCGACCACGTGAGAACGACCCGCCGCCTGGAAGTGGCAGCGGGTCGCGTCGCGGATCTCTAG
- the orn gene encoding oligoribonuclease, with translation MMDRLVWIDCEMTGLDLGKDALIEIAALVTDAELTVLGEGVDVVIHADDPALDSMPEIVTAMHAKSGLTEEVRRSTVTLAEAEEQVLAYIKQWVPDPRTAPLAGNSIATDRGFIARDMPVLDAHLHYRMVDVSSIKELCRRWYPRIYYAQPEKGLAHRALADIRESIRELAYYRRTAFVAQPGPSTEQAQAVASALLAADREE, from the coding sequence GTGATGGATCGCTTGGTGTGGATCGACTGCGAGATGACCGGGCTCGACTTGGGCAAAGACGCTCTGATCGAGATCGCGGCGCTGGTGACCGACGCGGAGTTGACCGTGCTCGGAGAGGGTGTCGACGTGGTGATCCACGCCGACGACCCAGCGCTCGACTCGATGCCGGAGATCGTCACGGCGATGCACGCCAAGTCCGGGCTGACCGAAGAGGTGCGGCGCTCCACCGTGACGCTCGCCGAAGCCGAGGAACAGGTCCTCGCGTACATCAAGCAGTGGGTCCCGGACCCGCGCACCGCGCCGCTCGCGGGCAACTCGATCGCCACCGACCGGGGGTTCATCGCCCGCGACATGCCGGTGCTCGACGCCCACCTGCACTACCGGATGGTCGACGTGTCGTCGATCAAGGAGCTGTGCCGGCGCTGGTACCCGAGGATCTACTACGCGCAGCCGGAGAAGGGCCTGGCGCACCGGGCGCTGGCCGACATCCGGGAGTCCATCCGGGAGCTGGCCTACTACCGGCGCACCGCGTTCGTGGCGCAGCCCGGACCGTCGACCGAGCAGGCGCAGGCCGTGGCGAGCGCGCTGCTGGCCGCCGACCGGGAAGAATAG
- a CDS encoding helicase HerA-like domain-containing protein: protein MTAQTDIAAGYAAEGAAIELGSVLVDGAVEPGAHVRIPLAMLNRHGLVAGATGTGKTKTLQLLAEQLSAAGVPVVMADVKGDLSGLSQRGSADDRVTSRAKETGDDWQPQACPVQFLSLGTGGAAVPVRASITSFGPILLSKVLGLNDTQESTLGLVFHWADTRGLALLDTKDLRSVITHLTSDEGKEDLRGLGGVSSATAGVILRSLVNLEAQGGDTFFGEPELDPRDLMRQVDGRGVVTLLELADLQARPALFSTFLMWLLAELFEVLPEAGDLDRPKLVFFFDEAHLLFSGASKAFKEQITRTVKLIRSKGVGVFFCTQLPTDVPNEVLSQLGARIQHALRGFTPEDQAALAKTVKTYPTTPHYRLDKALTSLGIGEAVVTVLSEKGAPTPVAWTRLRAPRSLMDTIGPDAIRTAAESSELHAKYAETVDRESAYEELAAKVAPPPAEQQREAAPGRDREEPGLVDKVLGNSAVKSFFRSAASALGREITRGIFGTSRKRR, encoded by the coding sequence ATGACGGCTCAGACCGATATCGCGGCGGGATACGCGGCCGAGGGCGCGGCCATCGAGCTGGGTTCCGTCCTGGTCGACGGGGCGGTCGAGCCGGGCGCGCACGTCCGGATCCCGCTGGCGATGCTGAACCGGCACGGGCTGGTCGCGGGGGCGACCGGCACCGGCAAGACCAAGACGCTGCAACTGCTCGCCGAGCAGCTGTCCGCGGCGGGCGTGCCGGTCGTCATGGCGGACGTGAAGGGCGACCTGTCCGGTCTGTCGCAACGGGGTTCGGCCGACGACCGGGTGACCTCGCGCGCGAAGGAGACCGGCGACGACTGGCAGCCGCAGGCGTGCCCGGTGCAGTTCCTGTCGCTGGGCACGGGCGGCGCGGCGGTGCCGGTGCGGGCGTCGATCACCAGCTTCGGACCGATCCTGCTGTCGAAGGTGCTGGGGCTCAACGACACCCAGGAGTCGACGCTCGGCCTGGTCTTCCACTGGGCCGACACCCGCGGCCTGGCGCTGCTGGACACCAAGGACCTGCGGTCCGTGATCACCCACCTGACCTCGGACGAGGGCAAGGAGGACCTCAGGGGGCTGGGCGGGGTCTCGTCGGCGACGGCCGGGGTGATCCTGCGGTCGCTGGTGAACCTGGAGGCGCAGGGCGGCGACACGTTCTTCGGCGAGCCCGAGCTCGACCCGCGCGACCTGATGCGGCAGGTCGACGGGCGCGGCGTGGTGACGTTGCTGGAGCTGGCCGATCTGCAAGCCAGGCCCGCGCTGTTCTCGACGTTCCTGATGTGGCTGCTGGCCGAGCTGTTCGAGGTGCTGCCGGAGGCGGGCGACCTCGACCGGCCGAAGCTGGTGTTCTTCTTCGACGAGGCGCACCTGCTGTTCTCCGGCGCGTCGAAGGCGTTCAAGGAGCAGATCACCCGGACCGTGAAGCTGATCCGGTCCAAGGGGGTCGGGGTGTTCTTCTGCACGCAGCTGCCGACCGACGTGCCGAACGAGGTGCTGTCGCAGCTGGGCGCGCGGATCCAGCACGCGCTGCGCGGGTTCACGCCGGAGGACCAGGCGGCGCTGGCGAAGACGGTGAAGACGTACCCGACGACGCCGCACTACCGACTGGACAAGGCGTTGACGTCGCTGGGGATCGGCGAGGCGGTGGTGACGGTGCTCAGCGAGAAGGGAGCGCCGACACCGGTCGCGTGGACCCGGCTGCGCGCGCCCCGGTCGCTCATGGACACGATCGGCCCGGACGCGATCCGGACGGCGGCGGAGTCGTCGGAGCTGCACGCGAAGTACGCCGAGACGGTGGACCGCGAGTCGGCCTACGAGGAGCTGGCCGCGAAGGTCGCCCCGCCTCCCGCCGAACAGCAGCGGGAGGCGGCGCCCGGCCGGGATCGCGAGGAGCCCGGTCTGGTGGACAAGGTGCTCGGCAACTCGGCGGTCAAGTCGTTCTTCCGGTCCGCCGCGAGCGCGTTGGGGCGCGAGATCACCCGAGGGATCTTCGGGACCTCCCGCAAGCGCCGATAG